The following proteins are co-located in the Scomber scombrus chromosome 2, fScoSco1.1, whole genome shotgun sequence genome:
- the LOC133992294 gene encoding OCIA domain-containing protein 1-like, translating into MSSPTAGFNEERQRGGPPAPMGMDYIPTEEERRVFKECNHESFWFRSVPFSVVSMAITQALVARGTLSASPRYGSLPKLAFAGICGYVAGKMSYMKTCQEKFKRLENSPLGEALRQRTGLPPPFSRGPQSEMSDPNSQSFDTMFQSAEAPVQTPTQTKEHGFGYNPELPAQMKKTDDFNAPVESYMEEEEPRRKAILYEDLRLKNRENYEVTLTQRAETLLKPSPEKGSERPKNEGKKKNIYGDSWEE; encoded by the exons ATGTCATCCCCCACCGCGGGTTTTAATGAGGAGCGGCAGCGCGGCGGACCGCCG GCGCCAATGGGCATGGACTACATccccacagaggaggagaggagggtgtTCAAAGAGTGCAACCACGAGAGCTTTTGGTTCCGGT CGGTGCCCTTCTCTGTGGTGAGCATGGCCATCACTCAAGCCCTTGTTGCTAGAG GGACTCTATCTGCATCTCCAAGGTATGGATCTCTACCCAAACTGGCCT TTGCTGGCATCTGTGGCTACGTGGCTGGGAAGATGTCATATATGAAGACGTGCCAGGAGAAGTTCAAGAGGTTGGAGAACTCCCCTCTGGGAGAGGCCCTCAGACAGAGGACAGGACTGCCTCCACCGTT TTCCAGAGGTCCTCAATCAGAGATGAGTGACCCTAACAGCCAGTCATTTGACACCATGTTTCAGTCAGCAGAAGCTCCTGTCCAGACACCCACACAAACCAAAGAACATGGTTTTGGGTATAATCCAGAGCTACCTgcacagatgaaaaaaacagatgactTCAATGCTCCAG TTGAGTCGTatatggaagaggaggagcccAGGAGAAAGGCCATCCTCTATGAGGACCTGAGGCTCAAAAACCGAGAGAACTACGAGGTTACACTCACACAGAGGGCTGAGACTCTGCTCAAACCTTCACCTGAGAAGGGATCAGAAAGACCCAAAAATGAGG ggaagaagaagaacatcTATGGAGACTCTTGGGAAGAATGA
- the rhbdd2 gene encoding rhomboid domain-containing protein 2: MDSQSRISLTSTRTDHFNMILQVFRDVTPVITSGILTVILLSCAMFGLQTYFNFTQGLFSVGSSVFVHGHLHRLLTYPIYHRSLAQLFLSIITLVFLSSSLEKGVGTVRFLFLFIVLSTTTGVFYAFLDLLQDVSSQKHTEGLVPVALACVALTTMHTKMTKGFLCGVSFPTMALPWVFLIITTALIPDCVLLCNVIAILIGWFYGKGWFSRVDMSEARAVVLERIIPFRLLRSICPVMFVPASTEERRKTLLPEINPTPGSYPVQAYAPLSSINTTDTTKMYEGWPSSPSALSSPTPSVIPHGSTHSSGTSHGQSFDQTCNHNHFSHSHDQL, encoded by the exons ATGGACTCCCAAAGT cgtATAAGCCTTACGAGTACACGAACAGATCACTTTAATATgattttacaagttttcagggACGTGACTCCTGTCATCACGAGCGGGATTCTCACTGTGATCCTCCTATCATGCGCAATGTTTGGTCTCCAGACTTATTTCAACTTCACCCAGGGGCTTTTTAGCGTTGGTTCAAGTGTTTTTGTACATGGACACCTTCACAGGCTCTTAACGTACCCTATTTACCACAGGTCACTGGCTCAGCTCTTCCTGAGCATCATAACGCTGGTGTTTCTCAGCAGCAGTCTGGAGAAAGGTGTCGGCACGGTGCGTTTCCTGTTCCTGTTCATCGTGCTGTCCACCACCACCGGCGTGTTTTACGCCTTCCTGGATCTCCTGCAGGATGTAAGCAGCCAGAAGCACACCGAGGGGCTGGTTCCTGTTGCCCTTGCCTGTGTGGCCTTAACTACCATGCACACAAAAATGACTAAAGGCTTCCTGTGTGGGGTCAGTTTCCCCACCATGGCCCTCCCCTGGGTGTTCCTCATCATCACCACTGCTCTCATCCCTGACTGTGTGCTCCTCTGTAATGTCATCGCCATCCTGATTGGGTGGTTTTATGGTAAAGGATGGTTCTCCCGTGTGGACATGTCTGAGGCCAGGGCTGTCGTCCTGGAGAGGATCATACCCTTCAGGTTGTTGAGGAGCATCTGTCCTGTGATGTTTGTCCCTGCTtccacagaggagaggaggaagaccCTCCTTCCAGAAATCAATCCGACCCCCGGGTCCTACCCGGTTCAGGCTTACGCTCCACTGTCCAGCATTAACACCACTGATACCACTAAGATGTATGAAGGCTGGCCGAGCTCACCCAGTGCCCTGTCCAGTCCCACACCATCTGTCATTCCTCATGGCTCCACACACAGCTCTGGGACGAGTCATGGACAGAGTTTTGACCAAACCTGCAACCACAACCATTTCTCTCACAGTCATGATCAACTAtag
- the chic2 gene encoding cysteine-rich hydrophobic domain-containing protein 2 — MMEDFDEIYEEEEEEEEDEDRAAEEQLLKYAPDPVVVRGSGHVTVFGLSNKFESEFPSALTGKVAPEEFKASINRVNSCLRKTLPVNVRWLLCGCLCCCCTLGFSLWPVICLSKRTRRSIEKLLEWENSRLYHKLCLHWRLSKRKCETNNMMEYVILIEFLPKIPIFRPD; from the exons ATGATGGAGGACTTTGATGAGATctacgaggaggaggaggaggaagaagaggacgaGGACAGGGCCGCGGAGGAGCAGCTCCTCAAGTACGCTCCGGACCCGGTGGTGGTGCGAGGGTCCGGCCACGTCACCGT GTTTGGGCTTAGTAATAAATTCGAGTCAGAATTTCCTTCAGCACTTACAGGAAAG GTGGCACCAGAGGAATTCAAAGCCAGTATCAACCGTGTAAACAGCTGTCTGAGGAAGACGCTGCCAGTGAACGTACGTTGGCTCCTGTGtggctgcctctgctgctgctgcacattgGGCTTCAGTTTGTGGCCTGTCATCTGCCTCAGCAAGAGG ACCAGAAGATCTATAGAGAAGCTTCTGGAGTGGGAGAACAGCAGACTCTACCACAAG TTGTGTTTGCACTGGAGACTAAGCAAAAGGAAGTGTGAAACCAACAACATGATGGAATAt GTAATCCTAATAGAGTTCCTACCTAAGATCCCCATCTTCAGACCGGACTAA
- the LOC133990415 gene encoding uncharacterized protein LOC133990415 isoform X1 gives MMGLVHVILAVLSLLTVGQSAPVTSCESLTKQVEIKGRNQLLGKWMHIGESTTIAGFKLLTKAFLETSWAHVSAADESDAINVFQSRKMLGDCFTATTKMTLENNSLYMVNPISVPEVLLSSGCPDCLVLQTNYTFGGSTYKGLQLLRFCPDESNLQETKTTDLTSYITSMNAEDLKLLDKFISSSDGIQLLINIITSGLTGLKENERCRVYIVNRSGLAKKDPSANKN, from the exons ATGATGGGGTTGGTTCATGTTATTTTGGCTGTGCTCAGTCTTCTGACTGTTGGGCAGTCAGCTCCTGTGACAAGCTGTGAGAGTCTGACCAAACAGGTTGAAATCAAAGGAAGAAACCAG CTGCTGGGTAAGTGGATGCACATAGGAGAAAGCACAACCATCGCAGGATTTAAATTGCTGACCAAGGCGTTTTTGGAGACTTCCTGGGCGCATGTTTCTGCTGCAGACGAGAGTGATGCCATCAATGTTTTTCAGtctagaaaaat GCTTGGCGACTGTTTCACTGCCACAACTAAGATGACTTTGGAAAACAACAGTCTCTATATGG TGAACCCTATCAGTGTACCTGAGGTCCTTCTGAGTTCTGGCTGCCCTGACTGCCTCGTTCTACAGACAAATTACACCTTCGGAGGAAGCACATACAAGGGTCTTCAGTTACTGA GATTTTGCCCAGACGAGTCGAATTTACAAGAAACAAAGACCACTGACCTAACCAGTTACATCACAAGCATGAACGCTGAAGATTTAAAGCTGCTTGATAAGTTTatcagcagcagtgatggaatACAGTTGTTAATCAATATTATCACCAGCGGTTTAACtggattaaaagaaaatgaacgTTGCCGTGTTTACATTGTGAACAGGTCGGGTCTGGCTAAGAAGGATCCCAGTGCCAATAAAAATTAA
- the LOC133990415 gene encoding uncharacterized protein LOC133990415 isoform X2: protein MMGLVHVILAVLSLLTVGQSAPVTSCESLTKQVEIKGRNQLLGKWMHIGESTTIAGFKLLTKAFLETSWAHVSAADESDAINVFQSRKMLGDCFTATTKMTLENNSLYMVNPISVPEVLLSSGCPDCLVLQTNYTFGGSTYKGLQLLSRRARVTDAEMDE, encoded by the exons ATGATGGGGTTGGTTCATGTTATTTTGGCTGTGCTCAGTCTTCTGACTGTTGGGCAGTCAGCTCCTGTGACAAGCTGTGAGAGTCTGACCAAACAGGTTGAAATCAAAGGAAGAAACCAG CTGCTGGGTAAGTGGATGCACATAGGAGAAAGCACAACCATCGCAGGATTTAAATTGCTGACCAAGGCGTTTTTGGAGACTTCCTGGGCGCATGTTTCTGCTGCAGACGAGAGTGATGCCATCAATGTTTTTCAGtctagaaaaat GCTTGGCGACTGTTTCACTGCCACAACTAAGATGACTTTGGAAAACAACAGTCTCTATATGG TGAACCCTATCAGTGTACCTGAGGTCCTTCTGAGTTCTGGCTGCCCTGACTGCCTCGTTCTACAGACAAATTACACCTTCGGAGGAAGCACATACAAGGGTCTTCAGTTACTGA GCAGAAGAGCTAGGGTGACTGATGCAGAGATGGACGAGTAA
- the LOC133990429 gene encoding uncharacterized protein LOC133990429, which translates to MKCVAAVVLLSLLSLGQSAPLSGCDSLVKPITISNEDMLGRWLYIGGSSDLPGSRSLGHLLTSAWLDLTATTQSNKLNVIQTQRIYGDCSSLAYSVTFENSTMLIEEPFYLKEVYLPTDCSDCLVVHEEIISSKHTFTSLLLFSKRQSVSPDVLEMLKRQAECLRMPSPIMIDTNYEICPDNIPTSDGLSALNKLLEAKMGHRVARLLDTFFDMFVN; encoded by the exons ATGaagtgtgttgctgctgttgtgttgCTGAGTCTCTTGTCATTGGGACAATCAGCTCCTCTGAGCGGCTGTGACAGTCTGGTAAAACCAATAACTATCAGCAATGAAGAC ATGTTGGGTAGGTGGCTGTACATCGGGGGGAGCTCTGACCTCCCAGGAAGCCGTTCCCTGGGACACCTGCTGACTAGCGCCTGGCTGGACCTCACTGCAACCACACAGAGTAACAAACTGAATGTCATCCAGACTCAGAGAAT ATATGGCGATTGTTCAAGCTTAGCATACAGCGTGACTTTTGAAAATAGCACAATGTTAATTG AGGAACCTTTCTACCTCAAAGAAGTCTACCTGCCAACTGACTGCTCAGACTGCCTGGTTGTTCATGAAGAAATAATCTCTAGCAAGCATACTTTTACCAGTCTTCTGCTTTTTA GTAAGAGACAGAGTGTCTCACCTGATGTTCTGGAGATGTTGAAGCGACAAGCAGAGTGTCTGCGAATGCCGTCGCCAATAATGATCGACACAAACTATG AAATCTGCCCTGACAACATCCCAACCTCAGATGGGCTCAGTGCGCTCAACAAATTATTAGAGGCCAAGATGGGACATCGAGTTGCAAGACTCCTGGATACtttttttgacatgtttgtgaactga
- the fip1l1b gene encoding pre-mRNA 3'-end-processing factor FIP1 isoform X1, translating to MSAEEADKTTTTDASAGDEEEEWLYGDESESKDEDEEAKLNAAVSAPADASTDDAAGAHATGNGVASEATGEAAGEDVDTDSDSDDDDDDVRVTIGDIKTGAPQYTPYGAPPVNLNIKTTGSRPYGQVTSKMKGVDLDAPGNINGVPVLEVDMESFEEKPWRKPGADLSDYFNYGFNEDTWKAYCEKQKRLRMGLEVSTVGSVTSKITVQQGRTGNEKDMSSLPVHTSKPDFTSPVSLYKSAVSQVTRISPPQWTGPPPQDMSYYTMMNTDLTQKTSGTIDVIGGGTATISRVEGRRRHNLEGNNIQVISEHSTSDTEPAPAKMPAFFPPGPLPPNIPPPPFLPPPPNVSNAPPLIPPPRLPITVPPPGFPPPPSGPPPAIIPTMDSGHPGSYDGRSVPPYPFPQGAYPPPMAGGVPPPWPPMMDNSKPWDYYSRRDDKRDKERERPRERTHEREREREHSPSAMGYTSEEERYRYREYQERGYGERHRDRTSREKEERHRERRHREKEEGRHKSSRSSSSRRRHDSEEGDSHRRHKHKKSKRSKEGKEASEEISADQGNQEAME from the exons ATGTCTGCGGAGGAGGCGGACAAAACAACCACCACGGATGCCAGCGccggagatgaggaggaggaatggCTGTATGGAG ATGAATCTGAGAGCAAAGACGAGGATGAAGAAGCCAAACTCAATGCTGCTGTCAG TGCACCTGCAGACGCTTCAACGGACGATGCTGCTGGGGCACACGCTACAGGGAATGGAGTGGCCTCCGAG GCCACTGGTGAAGCAGCAGGGGAGGATGTGGACacagacagtgacagtgatgacGACGACGACGATGTCCGCGTCACCATTGGAGACATAAAAACGGGAGCACCACAGTACAC ACCTTATGGAGCTCCACCTGTCAAtcttaacataaaaacaacaggCTCCAGACCTTACGGACAAG TCACCTCAAAGATGAAAGGAGTGGACCTGGATGCTCCTGGAAACATCAATGGAGTTCCAGTGCTGGAGGTGGACATGGAGTCCTTTGAAGAGAAACCCTGGAGGAAGccgg gagcgGATCTGTCAGACTACTTTAACTACGGCTTCAATGAAGATACATGGAAAGCTTACTGTGAGAAACAGAAGAGGCTGCGCATGGGCCTCGAGGTCTCAACTGTCGGCTCAGTGACGAGCAAAATCACT GTTCAACAAGGCAGGACAGGCAATGAGAAGGACATGTCCAGTCTTCCTGTTCACACTTCCAAGCCAGACTTCACATCTCCAGTTAGCCTGTACAAGTCTGCCGTCAGTCAGGTCACCAG GATCTCTCCCCCTCAGTGGACTGGCCCGCCTCCTCAGGACATGTCCTATTATAC GATGATGAATACAGACCTCACACA GAAGACGAGCGGTACTATAGATGTGATCGGTGGAGGGACGGCCACCATCAGCAGGGTTGAGGGGCGACGCAGACACAACTTAGAAGGCAACAATATCCAG GTGATCTCTGAACACTCCACATCGGACACTGAACCTGCTCCTGCTAAGATGCCCGCCTTCTTCCCTCCTGGACCACTTCCTCCAAACATACCTCCgccccctttcctccctccacctcccaaCGTCAGCAATGCACCGCCGCTCATCCCCCCGCCTA gGCTGCCCATCACTGTCCCTCCACCTGGTTTTCCTCCTCCACCTAGTGGGCCCCCTCCTGCTATCATTCCCACCATGGACAG TGGCCACCCTGGAAGTTATGACGGACGTTCTGTCCCCCCGTACCCGTTCCCTCAAG GTGCATACCCGCCACCCATGGCTGGAGGTGTGCCCCCTCCTTGGCCCCCGATGATGGACAACTCTAAGCCCTGGGATTACTATTCCCGTCGAGACGACAAGAGAGACAAGGAAAGAGAAAGGCCCAGGGAGAGGACGCATGAGCGGGAGAGAGAGCGGGAGCACAGCCCCTCAGCAATGGGCTACACCAG TGAAGAGGAGCGATATCGTTACCGCGAGTACCAGGAGCGTGGTTACGGAGAGCGCCATCGTGACCGGACgagcagagagaaggaggagagacacagagaaaggcGGCAccgggagaaggaggagggacgCCACAAGTCGTCTCGCag CAGCAGTAGCAGAAGGAGGCACGACAGCGAGGAGGGCGACAGCCACCGAAGGCACAAACACAAGAAGAGCAAGAGGAGCAAAGAAGGCAAAGAGGCGAGCGAGGAGATCAGTGCAGACCAAGGGAACCAGGAGGCCATGGAGTGA
- the fip1l1b gene encoding pre-mRNA 3'-end-processing factor FIP1 isoform X2 — protein MSAEEADKTTTTDASAGDEEEEWLYGDESESKDEDEEAKLNAAVSAPADASTDDAAGAHATGNGVASEATGEAAGEDVDTDSDSDDDDDDVRVTIGDIKTGAPQYTPYGAPPVNLNIKTTGSRPYGQVTSKMKGVDLDAPGNINGVPVLEVDMESFEEKPWRKPGADLSDYFNYGFNEDTWKAYCEKQKRLRMGLEVSTVGSVTSKITVQQGRTGNEKDMSSLPVHTSKPDFTSPVSLYKSAVSQVTRISPPQWTGPPPQDMSYYTMMNTDLTQKTSGTIDVIGGGTATISRVEGRRRHNLEGNNIQVISEHSTSDTEPAPAKMPAFFPPGPLPPNIPPPPFLPPPPNVSNAPPLIPPPRLPITVPPPGFPPPPSGPPPAIIPTMDSGHPGSYDGRSVPPYPFPQGAYPPPMAGGVPPPWPPMMDNSKPWDYYSRRDDKRDKERERPRERTHEREREREHSPSAMGYTSEEERYRYREYQERGYGERHRDRTSREKEERHRERRHREKEEGRHKSSRSSSRRRHDSEEGDSHRRHKHKKSKRSKEGKEASEEISADQGNQEAME, from the exons ATGTCTGCGGAGGAGGCGGACAAAACAACCACCACGGATGCCAGCGccggagatgaggaggaggaatggCTGTATGGAG ATGAATCTGAGAGCAAAGACGAGGATGAAGAAGCCAAACTCAATGCTGCTGTCAG TGCACCTGCAGACGCTTCAACGGACGATGCTGCTGGGGCACACGCTACAGGGAATGGAGTGGCCTCCGAG GCCACTGGTGAAGCAGCAGGGGAGGATGTGGACacagacagtgacagtgatgacGACGACGACGATGTCCGCGTCACCATTGGAGACATAAAAACGGGAGCACCACAGTACAC ACCTTATGGAGCTCCACCTGTCAAtcttaacataaaaacaacaggCTCCAGACCTTACGGACAAG TCACCTCAAAGATGAAAGGAGTGGACCTGGATGCTCCTGGAAACATCAATGGAGTTCCAGTGCTGGAGGTGGACATGGAGTCCTTTGAAGAGAAACCCTGGAGGAAGccgg gagcgGATCTGTCAGACTACTTTAACTACGGCTTCAATGAAGATACATGGAAAGCTTACTGTGAGAAACAGAAGAGGCTGCGCATGGGCCTCGAGGTCTCAACTGTCGGCTCAGTGACGAGCAAAATCACT GTTCAACAAGGCAGGACAGGCAATGAGAAGGACATGTCCAGTCTTCCTGTTCACACTTCCAAGCCAGACTTCACATCTCCAGTTAGCCTGTACAAGTCTGCCGTCAGTCAGGTCACCAG GATCTCTCCCCCTCAGTGGACTGGCCCGCCTCCTCAGGACATGTCCTATTATAC GATGATGAATACAGACCTCACACA GAAGACGAGCGGTACTATAGATGTGATCGGTGGAGGGACGGCCACCATCAGCAGGGTTGAGGGGCGACGCAGACACAACTTAGAAGGCAACAATATCCAG GTGATCTCTGAACACTCCACATCGGACACTGAACCTGCTCCTGCTAAGATGCCCGCCTTCTTCCCTCCTGGACCACTTCCTCCAAACATACCTCCgccccctttcctccctccacctcccaaCGTCAGCAATGCACCGCCGCTCATCCCCCCGCCTA gGCTGCCCATCACTGTCCCTCCACCTGGTTTTCCTCCTCCACCTAGTGGGCCCCCTCCTGCTATCATTCCCACCATGGACAG TGGCCACCCTGGAAGTTATGACGGACGTTCTGTCCCCCCGTACCCGTTCCCTCAAG GTGCATACCCGCCACCCATGGCTGGAGGTGTGCCCCCTCCTTGGCCCCCGATGATGGACAACTCTAAGCCCTGGGATTACTATTCCCGTCGAGACGACAAGAGAGACAAGGAAAGAGAAAGGCCCAGGGAGAGGACGCATGAGCGGGAGAGAGAGCGGGAGCACAGCCCCTCAGCAATGGGCTACACCAG TGAAGAGGAGCGATATCGTTACCGCGAGTACCAGGAGCGTGGTTACGGAGAGCGCCATCGTGACCGGACgagcagagagaaggaggagagacacagagaaaggcGGCAccgggagaaggaggagggacgCCACAAGTCGTCTCGCag CAGTAGCAGAAGGAGGCACGACAGCGAGGAGGGCGACAGCCACCGAAGGCACAAACACAAGAAGAGCAAGAGGAGCAAAGAAGGCAAAGAGGCGAGCGAGGAGATCAGTGCAGACCAAGGGAACCAGGAGGCCATGGAGTGA